The stretch of DNA AGATGGGCACCAACATCGCCTGCTTCCGCCTCGGCGGCATCCACGTCATCCCGATCACCTGCCCCGAGATCgcgagggaggtgctcacgaggcaGGACGCCAACTTCGTGTCCCGCCCGCTCAGCTTCGCCTCCGGAGCCATCAGCTACGGGTACAAGGACGCCGTGCTCTCGCCGTTCGGTGACCAATGGAAAAAGATGCGCCGGGTGTTCACCTCCGAGATCGTCTGCCCTTCCCGTCACAAGTGGTTCCACGACAAGCGCGCCGACGAGGCCGACAACTTCGCACGCTACGTGTACGCCCTCACTTCGTCGTCAACCTCGGGCGCTAACGTGGACGTCAGGCACGTCTCACGGCATTACTGCGGCAACGTCATCCGCCGCCTTGTCTTCGGCAAGCGGTACTTCGGCGAGCCCCAGCCCGACTGCGGGCCGGGGCAGCTCGAGGTGGAGCACGTAGACGCCACCTTCACCTCCCTGGGGCTCCTCTTCTCTTTCTGTGTCAGCGACTACCTACCGTGGCTGCTTGGCCTTGACCTCGACGGCCACGAGAAGAAGGTCAAGCAGGCCAACGCGACCATGAGTAGACTGCACGACACAGTCATCGACGAGCGGTGGAGGCAGCGGAAGGGCGGCGAGAGGCGGGAGGAGCTCCAGGACCAGGATTTCCTCGACGTTCTCATCACCCTGAACGACGGGGATGGCAACCCGTTGCTTACCATCGAGGAGGTCAAAGCAGTGTGCAAGGTAGGGAAACCTTCAACATGGTACACCGTGAATGCACGTACATATATAGTCGTCAAAGATAATAACTCCATTAATGTATGCTCGGCTCGTGCACATAATTTTTCTGATTTTGCAATCTTCTAGATGACTAAAAAATAACTACAACTTTTCTCCATGTGTGCGTGTAGACATGTGTCAAAGATAATAGATAATATCAGTAACACACGGTGCACACGTAATTTGTCTCCATGCAAATGTATGCAGGACATAACATTAGCGGCAGTTGACAACCCGTCCAACGCAGTGGAGTGGGCATTGGCGGAGATGGTGAACAACCCGGAGTTACTGAACAAGGCTATGGAGGAGATCGACCGGGTGGTGGGTCGGGAGCGGCTGCTGCAAGAGTCGGACATCCCACAACTTACCTACGCTAAGGCGTGCATACGTGAGGCATTTCGGCTGCATCCAGTCGCTTCCTTTAACTTGCCGCATGTAGCGACCACTGACACCACTGTCATCGGCTACCGTGTGCCCAAGGGCAGCCATGTCATCCTCAGTCGGACTGGCCTGGGCCGGAACCCGACCATTTGGGACGAGCCGCTCCGGTTCAAGCCAGAGCGGCACATGGGAGACGACATAGATGTGACGCTCACAGAGAGTAAATTGCGGTTCATCTCCTTCAGCACCGGCCGTCGTGGCTGTATGGCGGCATCGCTAGGGACGGCCATGAGTGTTATGCTCTTTGGGAGGCTCCTACAGGGCTTCACATGGACCAAACCGGCAGGGGTGTCTGTCATCCATCTTAGTGAGTCCAAGCACAACCTCTTCATGGCAAAGCCGCTAGTGTTGCACGCCGAGCCACGTCTTCCAATGCACCTATACCCTCCACGGGTCTATTAAACAAGTAATGAGTGAGCTCAACCAATCACCGCATGCAATGCATCTGCTTGATATGGACCGTTCATTTGTTTGAAAATATATTTTCTTCCAACCATTGCAACTTATGGTGTAAGTGTGTATCTCGTGTTTCAGATTGACACAATCAGGGACCACACATGACTTTTTTTTGTGCGTAAGATTCCCCTAGTGTGAACTTGTGTAGAGGTGGGGTTGGAGTTGAAGTCATCCGGATGCACCCCACTAACATGGCATAAAATTTTCAAGCAACAACACAATAAATAAAAATGTGCTTTGTAGTTTCTAGCGAGATTATCGGACATAATAGAAGATAATATATAAATATGAGAAAATAGAAATCAAAAGATGCCTATAATGATGAAACAAAAAGACAAAAATACTTGGAAAAAATGTCATGTATTTCCATATCCCAAAATACATAGCTCGGTAACCTAAAAGATAAAAAGTAGACTTAGAATAGTCAAGACAAAGTAAAATGACCAAATATAAGTACTTGAGTAGCAAATATTTGCACATTACCTTTTAGTACATTTGCTTCCTCAAAGCCATCaagtgatcaaccacttgatcattGGTGGATTTATTTTCATTTCCTCTTACTCCACATGATAAATAACATCATCACTCAAGTTGTGACCATTTATGCGATTTGACGAGTAGTGAGTATTTGAACgttactacctccgtcctggtttattagCCCTTCTTGTAGTTTGCGTCAAACTTTGACCGTTTATTTAACTATCAAAAAATTAGTTATACTATACCTAAAAATAGTATCATTGGAAACCTCTTTCAAATATGAATCTAACAATATTAGTTTTGTGACATACAACTTATAATTTGTTATGATCAAAGTTGGACACAAAATACGAAGGGGGccaataaacccggacggaggtaGTACCTTTAGTCATTTGCTTCCTCAAAGCCATCaagtgatcaaccacttgatcattGGTGGATTTATTTTCATTTCCTCTTCCTCTACATAACAAATAACATCATCACTCAAGTTGTGACCATTTATGCGATTGGGCGAGTAGTGAGTATTTGTGCATTACTTTTTAGTACATTTGCCTCCCCAGAGCCATCAAATGCTCAGCAACTTGATCATTGGTGGCTTTTTTCATTTCTTCTTCCTCCACATAACAAATAACATCATCACTCAAGTTGTGACCATTTATGCGATGGGCGATTATGTTTTCACCAATTACGTGACTAAAAAGCACCTCTCAAGTCTCAACTATAGCATGACAATAAGCAACAAAATTACTAATTTGAACAACTGATAAAACAAATGATACATAACAGGCCTCCTTGTCTGCTCCTTACATGCACATCATCAATATAGTGGCATATATCTTTATCAAGACCACTTAGTTCCATGGAATCAAAATCTTGATGTGATAGTTTTGTTATACTCACTGAATTCTCCAAATTGAAAACACGAATGAGTCTCTTGGAATCAAAGCCGCTGACCAAAAAAGAAAATTAGAGGATGCATCATTGAAACAAGTGTCAAGTTTTTGAACTAGTCAATCAAAAACATCAACCAATCAACTTGATATTGATATTTGTTGGTAATTCAGGTTACATGTCTTCTCTTTTTCTAGATTAACATATTCTTCTTCCATGTCCAACTCTACAATATCATGCTCCCGTAAAGTACATAAAATTCACCAAACATAGATCCGGGCCCCTCTTCACTAAGTTCATTCAAAAAAACTTGTTGACTTCAAAAAAATCATGGTATTTACTATGTCTTGATCCTTCCATTGCAGACCACAAATTCTAGAACTTTAATACTAGCTGGAACATGCCAACGTAACTCTTAAGTGTTCTATCATGCGAACGCCAATGAGTGTCTCTAGATCTTTGAAGGCATTGCTCTTGATTTAGTTATGCTCCTATTGTAAGTTTCCCACACCCTAAAGCCTTCACATTTCTTCAAGATTAACATCCCTAATAATTTGCATTCGATTGAAAGATCCACCCACAAAATTTAGGTAGAAATAATACCAAAGAAATTACTAACTCCTTTATGGGTTCTTACGTAGCACACCAACTAACTGAAGCTTGTGAGCAAAGAAACAGACATTAATAAGTTGTGCTACTTTCTCTCATGATCAATGATTTGAGGCAATTGAACTCACCCCGCGTGTTGCTAGCATCATCGTATCATTGTCCTTTAACTTCATTGTAAATCAAATTAGTTTGCGGATGTAGAATCAATTGAACTATTGAGGTGCAAAGAAGTTGTTTATTTCACATAAATAAGACCAACAAAACTTGTCTTTAGAATTCCACGACTATCAGGATACAGCAAGGCCACAACTATATGTTATTTGCAAGAAACAATTGTGAACTCATCAAGAAGCACACAACACACATTATTGGCATCTTCTTTGAGAATAAATTGCACTATCACATATGCAAAACCTTGAGAGGTATCTTTCTAGACTTTAGGAGCCACCATAATAAAATTCTTTGTGGCACCTTTTCCCGTAGCCTTTCCTACAAGTGGGCTATGCTTACCTAAGTCACAAACTTCCAAGATATTCCCTTTACTGTGTGATTTCTTTGTCTCTTGTGGACCTAAAAAAGATCCTGCAGCAGTTGTCAATCAAGGCATTGAGTTGAATTAAATAGGAAATCTTGGAAGGTCCACTTTGAATCCAAATAGAAACATCAATGGGTTGATCTCTTTTCTTTAAAGCAACATAATTTTTAATTGCTTGATCATGGACACTACCGACATTACCAGCACACCTTGGTTTCATGTTCTCGGAGCGAAAGCCTCATACCTAGTTTCTTTCTTGTGGCCACGGTCCTAGACAAGAAACAATAAAAACAATATGGTTTTTTCTTCTCTTCATTTGTATTTAAGCCAACTCCCAACTTCATCAAACCAACCAGGATTGAGCCTTCTCCTTGTAGTCCCAAACTCCGAATATGGAAAATCAATTTCTCTTGGATGATAAGGTTTATTAACCCAAGTACTTTCTTattgtgtaggatcgaaagtatgtctagagggggtgattagactacttgacccaataaaaatctatcattttcccaattttagttgtgggcagattttagcaattagcacaagtcaagaaatcaacctacacatgcaattctaagagtatagcagcggaaagtaaaacattgcatatcaaggtaaagggaagggtttggagaaggcaaacGCAATGGAGACAtcgagatttttggcgtggttccgataggtggtgctatcgtatgcccacgttgatggagaattcaacccacgaagggtaatggccgcgtgagtccacggagggctccagccacgaagggtccacgaagaagcaaccttgtctatcccaccatggccatcgcccacgaaggacttgcctcactcgggtatgAAGGAAATAtttcctagaggcaataataaagttgttatttatatttccttatatcttgataaaggtttattattcatgctagaattgtattaaccggaaacttagtacatgtgtgaatacatagacaaaacaaagtgtccctagtatgcctctacttgactagctcattaatcaaagatggttaagtttcctaaccatagacatgtgttgtcatttgatgaacgggatcacatcattagagaatgatgtgatgtacatgactcatccattagcttagcataatgattgtttaagttttattgctattgctttcttcatgacttatacatattcctctgactatgagattatgcaactcccgaataccggaggaacaccttgtgtgctaccaaacgtcacaacataactagatgattataaatatgctctacagatgtcttagaaggtgtttgttgggttggcatagatcgagattaggatttgtcactccgagtatcggggaagtatctctgggccctctctgtaatgcacatcacgataagccttgcaagcaatgtgactaataagttagttgtagAAAGATGCATTACGTAATGAGTAAACAGACTTTCTGGTAAcgacattgaactaggtataaggataccaacgatcgaatctcgggcaagtaacataccgatgacaaagggaattacatatgttgtcattgcggtttgaccgataaagatcttcgtagaatatgtaggaaccaatatgagcatccaggttccgctattggttatagatcggagatgagtctctgtcatgtctacatagttctcgaacccgtagggtccgcagacttaacgttcgatgacaatttgtattatgagttgtgTTCGAAGAttttttggagtcccggataagatcacggacatgatgaggagtcttgaaatggtcgagaggtaaagattgatatattggaagatgatattcggacaccggaatggtttcggagtggttcgggtatttttttAGAGTatcgaggggttaccggaaccccccggggaaagtaatgggcctacatgggccataggggagaggggaggcagtCCACAAGGGGTGGCCGCGCCCCCTCGCATagggagtctgaattggactagggagggggcgcgccccctttccttctcctcttccctctcccttccctctttccccctccatgcgaaggaataagaggggggacgaatcctactaggactagagtcctagtaggactccccccacttggcgcgccccctagggctggcctcctccctctacctcctttatatacatgggcagggcaccccttggagacacaccagttgttccaagccgtgtgtgGCGTCTctctccatagtttactcctccggtcataacgtcatagtgcttaggcgaagccctgcgtagatcacatcaccatcaccgtcaccacactgtcgtgctgatgaaactctccctcgaccctctgctggatcaagagttcgagggacgtcatcgagctgaacgtgtgctgaactcggaggtgtcgtacgttcggtactagatcggttggatcacgaagacgttcgactacatcaaccacgttaacctaatgcttacgctttcggtctatgagggtacgtggacacactcttcccctctcgttgctatgcatctcctagatagatcttgcgtgatcgtaggaatttttttgaaattgcatgctacattccccaacagtggcatccgagtcaggtctatgtgtatgatatgcacgagtagcacacaaagagttgtgggcgataatagtcatactgattaccaccaatgtcttatttttattcggcagtattgttggatgaagcggcccagaccaaccttacatgaccacgttcatgagactggttccaccgacggacatgcaacttgttttgcataaaggtggctggcgggtgtctgtttctccaactttagttgaatcgatttgactacggtcggtccttgttgaaggttaaaacaacacacttgatgaaaaatcattgtggttttaatgcgtaggtaagaatggttcttgctagaagcccgtagcagccacgtaaaacttgcaacaacaaagtagaggatgtctaaattgtgtttgcagggcatgttgtgatgtgatatggtcaagaaatgatgtgatataagttattgtatgagatgatcatgttttgtaaaaagttgtcggcaactggtaggagccttatggttgtctcttttattgtatgaaatgcaatcgccatgtaattgctttactttatcactatgcgatagcgatagtcatagaagcaacagttggcgagatgacaacggcgctacgatggagatcaaggtgtcaagccggtgatgatggagatcatgacggtgctttggagatggagattaaaggcacaagatgatgatggccatatcatgtcacatattttgattgcatgtgatgtttatcttttatgcatcttatttttcttagtacggcggtagcattataagatgatctttcactaaatttcaaggtataagtgttctccctgagtatgcaccgttgctacagttcgtcgtgctgagacaccacgtgattatcgggtgtgataagctctacgttcacatacaatgggtgtaagacaattttgcacgtgcagattactcaggttaaacttgacgagcctagcatggacagacatggcctcggaacactgagactgaaaggtagaatgtgaatcatatagtagatatgatcaacatagagatgttcaccattgaaaactactccatctcacgtgatgaccggacatggtttagttgatatggatcacgtgatcatttagatgactcgagggatctctgtctaagtgggagttctttagtaatatgattaaatgaacttaaatttatcatgaacttagccctgatagtttttgcatatctatgttgttgtagatcaatggcccgtgctactgttcccttgaattttaatgtgttcctagagaaagctaagttgaaagatgatggtagcaactacacggactgggtccgtaacttgaggattatcctcattgttgcacagaagaattatgtccttgaagcaccgctgggtgcaaACCCTGCTGTAGGAGCAACaccggacgttatgaacgtctggcaagctaaatttgatgactactcaatagttcagtgtgccatgctttacggcttataatcgggacttcaaagatgttttgaacgtcatggagcatatgagatgttccaggagttgaagttagtATTTCGAGCAAATGCCCGActtaagagatatgaagtctccaacaagttctatagttgcaagatggaggagaacaattctgtcagtgaacacatactcagaatgtctaggtaccataaccacttgactcagctgggagttaatcttccggaagatagtgttattgacagagttcttcaataaatgccaccaagctacaaaggcttcatgatgaactataatatacaagggatggaaaagacaattcccgagctcttcgcgatgcttaaggttgtgaaggtagaaatcaagaaggagcatcaagtgttgatggttaacaagaccactagtttcaagaaaaagggcaaaggtaagaaggggaacttcaagaagaatagcaagaaagttgctgctcccgggaagaagcccatgtctagacctaagcctaaaacCGAGTGCtactactgcaaagggactggtcactggaagcagaactgccccaagtatttggtggataagaaggatggcaaagtgaaatgtatatttgatatacatgttattgatgtgtaccttactaatgcttgcagtagcgcctgggtatttgatacttgttctgttgctcatatttgcaactcgaaacaggggctaaggattaaatgaagattggctaatGACGAGGTGACgattgatgtcgcttgaagctacgtcggtatttcccaaaagaggaagggatgatgcagcacagcagTGGTAAGTATTTCCAccagatgtgaaaccaaggttattgaaccagtaggacaaccaagcaacacaacgtaaacagcccctgcacacaaataacaaccactcgcaaaatgatgtgttaaaggggttgtcaatccctttcaggtaacggcgccagaaattggtgcgtggatggaagaaagttgtaatagattgaataaatagatcgcaaataaaataaagtgcagaaaagtatttttgtatttttggtttaatagatctgaaaataaatgcaaaggaaaagtagatcgcaaaggcaaataatatgagaaagagacccggggcccgtaggtttcactagtggcctctctcaagaaaaatagcaaatggtgggtgaacaaattattgttgggcaattgatagaacttcaaatactcatgatgatatccaggcaatgatcattacataggcatcatgtccaagattagtagatcgactcctgcctgcatctactactattactccacacatcgaccgctatccaacatgcatctagtgtattaagttcatggagaaatggagtaatgcaataagaacgataacatgatg from Triticum urartu cultivar G1812 chromosome 3, Tu2.1, whole genome shotgun sequence encodes:
- the LOC125548685 gene encoding tyrosine N-monooxygenase-like codes for the protein MLGACSSMSLLLVAIAFLYLAHRLTPKRKICGGTCSLAAAPLPPGPSPWPVVGNLPEMMLHKPAFRWIHLVMKEMGTNIACFRLGGIHVIPITCPEIAREVLTRQDANFVSRPLSFASGAISYGYKDAVLSPFGDQWKKMRRVFTSEIVCPSRHKWFHDKRADEADNFARYVYALTSSSTSGANVDVRHVSRHYCGNVIRRLVFGKRYFGEPQPDCGPGQLEVEHVDATFTSLGLLFSFCVSDYLPWLLGLDLDGHEKKVKQANATMSRLHDTVIDERWRQRKGGERREELQDQDFLDVLITLNDGDGNPLLTIEEVKAVCKDITLAAVDNPSNAVEWALAEMVNNPELLNKAMEEIDRVVGRERLLQESDIPQLTYAKACIREAFRLHPVASFNLPHVATTDTTVIGYRVPKGSHVILSRTGLGRNPTIWDEPLRFKPERHMGDDIDVTLTESKLRFISFSTGRRGCMAASLGTAMSVMLFGRLLQGFTWTKPAGVSVIHLSESKHNLFMAKPLVLHAEPRLPMHLYPPRVY